The following proteins are encoded in a genomic region of [Eubacterium] hominis:
- a CDS encoding LysR family transcriptional regulator: MNFRHLEIMCMVAKCHSIKEAAGKLNVSQPYLSTMIKSLEKELGYTLINRNYQGIEFSDEGKAFLVSSKKILTELDHIYHLNQTSCKDINLASYYSPLIMRVFLQFTQQGKRYNDRIREMGNEEVFQSLNQQNDHLGIVFLLGKSEERIQKYAAKYQCEYQILKEHMPVYVLMSKQHEAAHKTSMKLSDIKKYPFVCYDDTSTNKLMELLRLHQHPDMLKVSDRGSFHDALQSGKYLSITAGNLIIKDDDMCYLPLKEEDVWISGYWLKRKGYVLQEREEALIRYMKMHI, from the coding sequence GTGAATTTTCGTCATTTAGAAATAATGTGTATGGTCGCAAAATGTCATTCTATCAAAGAGGCAGCAGGAAAATTAAATGTATCTCAGCCATATCTTTCAACGATGATCAAGTCATTGGAAAAAGAACTTGGATATACTTTGATTAATCGAAATTATCAGGGCATTGAGTTCAGTGATGAGGGAAAAGCGTTTCTTGTCAGTAGTAAAAAGATCCTGACAGAACTGGATCATATCTATCATCTGAATCAAACATCCTGTAAAGATATCAATCTTGCCAGTTATTATTCTCCCTTGATCATGCGTGTTTTTCTACAATTTACACAACAGGGAAAACGTTATAATGATCGGATTCGGGAGATGGGAAATGAAGAAGTGTTTCAGTCGTTAAACCAGCAAAATGATCACTTAGGTATTGTGTTTTTGTTAGGGAAAAGCGAGGAACGTATACAAAAATATGCGGCTAAATATCAGTGTGAATATCAAATCTTAAAAGAGCATATGCCTGTTTATGTGTTGATGTCCAAACAGCATGAAGCTGCACACAAAACATCCATGAAACTATCAGATATCAAAAAGTATCCTTTTGTTTGTTACGACGATACAAGTACGAATAAATTGATGGAATTGTTACGGTTACACCAGCATCCGGATATGTTGAAAGTATCGGATCGTGGAAGTTTTCATGATGCCTTGCAAAGTGGAAAATATCTATCCATCACCGCAGGCAATTTGATTATAAAGGATGATGATATGTGTTATCTTCCTTTGAAAGAGGAGGATGTATGGATCAGTGGATATTGGCTGAAGCGAAAAGGTTATGTTTTACAGGAAAGGGAAGAGGCATTGATTAGATATATGAAAATGCATATATAA
- a CDS encoding PHP domain-containing protein, with protein MNTIDLHMHSIYSDDGVYTPTELMKMCKDAGLQIVAIADHNSTKAIPEARNAAEKLKLTYIPAIELDCTIHGVDLHVLGYGIDENNQALLDNAEYVKKQAQNVGKEQIEKVKALGFYIDEDACYALSHEGVITGEIIAEVALQDERNHPLMKEYLPGGSRSDNPFVNFYWDYCAQSKPAYVPIHYISLKEAVDMIHAAGGIAVLAHPGNNTKENLSLIDAIFAYDVKGMEVYSSYHSPEQIAFYKDYAEQHYLMITMGSDFHGKTKPSIALGGSHCPDTSLYENAILSLIK; from the coding sequence ATGAATACAATTGATTTACATATGCATTCCATTTATAGTGATGATGGAGTATATACGCCAACCGAATTAATGAAAATGTGTAAAGATGCTGGTTTACAAATTGTCGCAATCGCAGATCACAACAGCACAAAAGCGATACCTGAGGCAAGAAACGCCGCAGAAAAGCTAAAGCTTACCTATATTCCTGCCATTGAATTAGATTGTACGATTCATGGTGTTGATCTTCATGTGCTAGGATATGGCATTGATGAAAACAATCAAGCCCTTTTGGATAACGCAGAATATGTCAAAAAGCAGGCACAGAATGTAGGAAAGGAACAGATTGAAAAAGTAAAAGCCTTAGGCTTTTATATTGATGAAGACGCATGTTATGCATTATCTCATGAAGGTGTGATTACAGGTGAAATCATCGCAGAAGTTGCCCTGCAGGATGAGCGAAACCATCCACTTATGAAAGAATATCTGCCTGGTGGCTCACGTAGTGATAATCCGTTTGTGAATTTCTATTGGGATTATTGTGCGCAGTCAAAGCCAGCATATGTGCCTATTCACTATATTTCATTAAAAGAAGCTGTGGATATGATTCATGCGGCTGGCGGTATCGCAGTGCTTGCACATCCTGGGAATAACACAAAAGAAAACTTATCCTTAATAGACGCAATTTTTGCTTATGATGTAAAAGGCATGGAGGTATACAGCAGTTATCATTCACCTGAACAGATTGCTTTCTACAAAGATTACGCTGAACAACATTATTTAATGATCACCATGGGCAGTGATTTCCATGGTAAAACAAAGCCAAGTATTGCATTAGGGGGTAGTCATTGTCCAGATACATCACTTTATGAAAACGCTATTTTATCCTTGATCAAATAA
- a CDS encoding AraC family transcriptional regulator, which yields MIIECSVEKNAQNKQLNVIVEDSFPLAAYYNDMEHFAARQIPWHFHDEMEMIYVKDGELDVYAGQTCIHLCPGDGLFINGGVLHQVIQTSKDTCIAFSFVISKNLFGAEGSVYDKRYITPLITNHNLPYMVLGKETASCIESAYMACHEESFGYEIIAREQLMKVCLTILKEANISTLSYSKSRYPEDERIKQMMNYLKTHYDEPITLKDLAHHVNISEREVQRCFKRNIKETPMQILMKYRLMKACELLGTTTFNVTDIAAQCGFMDASYFAKIFKRMFHMTALAYRKMMQGKEPM from the coding sequence ATGATTATAGAATGCAGTGTAGAAAAGAATGCACAGAACAAACAATTGAATGTCATAGTAGAAGATAGCTTTCCACTTGCTGCTTATTATAACGATATGGAGCATTTTGCGGCAAGACAGATTCCATGGCATTTTCATGATGAAATGGAAATGATTTATGTGAAAGATGGAGAACTTGATGTCTATGCGGGACAAACATGTATCCATTTGTGCCCCGGCGATGGCTTGTTTATCAATGGTGGTGTTTTACATCAAGTCATTCAAACAAGCAAGGATACCTGTATTGCGTTTTCTTTTGTGATATCAAAAAATTTATTTGGCGCAGAAGGCAGCGTCTATGATAAACGATATATTACACCACTCATTACCAATCATAATCTTCCTTATATGGTATTAGGTAAAGAAACGGCAAGTTGTATTGAATCTGCTTATATGGCATGTCATGAAGAGAGCTTTGGATATGAAATTATTGCACGTGAACAATTGATGAAGGTATGTTTAACAATATTAAAAGAAGCGAATATATCAACTTTATCATATTCAAAAAGTAGATATCCAGAAGATGAAAGAATTAAACAAATGATGAATTATTTAAAAACGCATTATGATGAGCCAATAACTTTGAAAGATTTGGCACATCATGTGAATATCAGTGAACGGGAAGTACAACGATGCTTTAAACGCAACATCAAGGAAACACCTATGCAGATCTTGATGAAGTATCGATTGATGAAAGCATGTGAATTATTAGGGACAACCACGTTCAATGTGACAGATATTGCGGCACAATGTGGCTTTATGGATGCCAGTTATTTCGCAAAAATATTTAAGCGGATGTTTCATATGACAGCACTTGCATATCGTAAAATGATGCAGGGAAAAGAGCCAATGTAA
- a CDS encoding cyclic-di-AMP receptor codes for MKLILAIMSNDDSPAVSSALTKENYQVTRLATTGGFLRAGNTTLIVGTDDDKIERAIEVIGEYSRRRTEVVPSTASYDIGRYASFPVEVQVGGATIFVIDVEKFIKL; via the coding sequence ATGAAGTTAATATTAGCAATCATGTCAAACGATGACAGCCCAGCTGTTTCCAGTGCTTTGACGAAAGAAAACTATCAGGTAACACGTCTTGCAACAACTGGAGGATTTTTACGAGCTGGTAATACTACTTTGATCGTTGGTACAGATGATGATAAGATTGAAAGAGCAATCGAAGTCATTGGCGAATACAGTAGAAGACGTACAGAAGTTGTGCCAAGTACTGCTTCTTATGATATTGGAAGATATGCTTCCTTCCCTGTAGAAGTACAGGTGGGCGGCGCAACAATCTTTGTTATCGATGTTGAGAAATTTATTAAATTATAA
- a CDS encoding patatin family protein: protein MENVGLVLEGGGMRGFYTAGVLDYFMERGFYTNGVIGVSAGACHGCSYVSKQIKRSYRINTEYLNDKRYMSFQSLVKTGDFFGAEFVYDTIPNKLDVFDYDAYNQSGMKFYAVASNLETGRAEYLPCINMKHDVIYVRASASLPLLSRIVEADGMKLLDGGCTDSIPVKKFQQMGYKKNIVILTQCKEYRKGKNNLLPLIRRTYRKYPKFVKAMEERHIHYNRTLDELGVMEKEGSVFILRPKTPVTIGRLEKDINKLTDLYNQGYEDAKEQFENILAFVNS, encoded by the coding sequence ATGGAGAATGTAGGACTGGTATTAGAAGGCGGCGGCATGCGTGGATTTTACACAGCCGGTGTACTTGATTATTTTATGGAAAGAGGCTTTTATACCAATGGTGTCATTGGTGTCAGTGCTGGTGCATGCCATGGTTGTAGTTATGTATCAAAACAGATCAAGCGAAGCTATCGTATCAACACAGAATATTTAAATGATAAACGGTATATGAGTTTTCAATCTCTTGTGAAAACAGGTGATTTCTTTGGCGCAGAATTTGTATATGATACCATTCCAAATAAACTGGATGTCTTTGATTATGATGCGTATAATCAAAGTGGAATGAAGTTTTATGCGGTTGCCAGCAATCTAGAAACAGGCAGAGCAGAATATCTTCCATGTATCAATATGAAACATGATGTCATCTATGTACGTGCCAGTGCATCCTTACCACTGTTATCACGAATCGTGGAAGCAGATGGCATGAAGCTGCTTGATGGTGGATGTACCGACAGTATCCCAGTTAAAAAGTTTCAACAAATGGGATACAAGAAAAACATTGTGATCTTAACCCAGTGCAAAGAATATCGAAAAGGTAAAAACAACTTACTGCCTTTGATACGTAGAACATATCGTAAATATCCAAAGTTTGTGAAAGCTATGGAAGAACGTCATATTCATTATAACCGTACCCTGGATGAACTTGGTGTTATGGAAAAGGAAGGCAGCGTCTTTATCCTTCGTCCAAAAACACCTGTTACGATTGGGCGCTTAGAAAAAGATATAAATAAATTAACAGATCTCTACAATCAGGGATATGAAGATGCAAAGGAACAGTTTGAAAACATCCTAGCCTTTGTGAACAGCTAA
- a CDS encoding diguanylate cyclase gives MKKVINHPSFRYLLFGFSLLFLFISFYDYNRISEKHIETEMIEITGENNQLINGAITNKIKDQLEILQNYAKLIAYHEDITSKEVFDLLEPLTKEDLFTNVAITTPDGISYTSPTHTSNNSERKFFVEGMKGKTIISDMITSKISNEQVIVMSVPIYKQAKVIGVLRVSMSTTLLPEYFNLSFLSGNISSFIIQRDGVNLTPKKNYYNFFHMLEKDERNKEIEKEMKEKLANGDHGYITFKLNNKTRYAYFSDVEGTNWYLLSVLPHSYVTERINHNLTHTLLLAGKVCVLLLIIGIYLLYLMNESRKEEVKNQEKLHTIISNTPGISFKHKIHNPASIQFFNDNRKLYAGYSKEELLDLISTDLSSIVWEEDLPIVEQLNRPQKKGTVVSNTYRILLKNGHMQWIFDQRQSVLEKDHTIWLYITVLDVTGMRETQERLRLSEERYAMILKETRSIPFEWNVKADTITFSDAWTNTFAHPKVIDHFLSVTNKYFKDREYTYIPLMENMIRGQSSDQIECILPSGHNENIWVKIHAKALYDNNGFLTRIIGSILDISEEKEKTSRLIKQSQIDGLTGLYNRITIEHLINEACQNNPDSSLILFVIDVDDFKKVNDTYGHASGDEALINVSKALRKCFRSDDLIGRIGGDEFVVLMKANTNVYKELPTQKISMLKNMLSNIHIQKDINFVIHCSIGISIHPQDGTNYKELFTWADHSMYEAKKHGKNTFVYQPKNTEKP, from the coding sequence ATGAAAAAAGTCATCAATCATCCTAGTTTCCGATATCTTCTATTCGGTTTTTCGCTTCTTTTTCTCTTTATTTCGTTTTATGATTATAACCGTATCAGTGAAAAACATATTGAAACTGAAATGATTGAAATCACGGGGGAAAACAATCAACTGATTAATGGGGCAATTACCAATAAAATAAAGGATCAATTGGAAATCCTTCAAAATTACGCCAAGCTTATCGCATACCATGAGGATATCACAAGTAAAGAAGTATTTGATCTGCTGGAGCCATTAACGAAGGAAGATCTTTTCACTAACGTCGCCATTACCACACCTGATGGTATTTCCTATACCAGTCCAACACATACAAGCAATAACAGTGAACGTAAATTCTTTGTGGAGGGAATGAAGGGAAAAACGATCATCAGTGATATGATTACATCCAAAATCAGTAATGAACAAGTCATTGTGATGAGTGTACCTATCTATAAACAGGCAAAAGTCATCGGCGTATTACGGGTTTCCATGAGCACCACATTACTGCCGGAATATTTTAATCTGTCTTTTTTATCAGGCAACATTTCATCTTTTATTATCCAGCGCGATGGCGTGAATTTAACACCTAAGAAAAATTATTATAATTTCTTTCACATGCTGGAAAAAGATGAACGCAATAAAGAAATCGAAAAAGAAATGAAGGAAAAGCTGGCAAATGGAGATCATGGCTACATCACCTTCAAATTAAACAATAAAACACGTTATGCGTACTTCTCAGACGTGGAAGGCACAAACTGGTACCTGTTAAGCGTGCTTCCTCATTCGTATGTCACAGAGCGTATAAACCACAATTTAACGCATACACTTCTTTTAGCTGGTAAAGTCTGTGTCCTACTTCTCATCATTGGCATATACCTGTTATATCTCATGAATGAAAGCCGTAAAGAAGAAGTAAAAAATCAGGAAAAACTACATACCATTATATCCAATACACCAGGTATCAGTTTCAAACATAAGATTCACAATCCTGCATCCATCCAATTCTTTAACGATAATCGAAAGCTGTATGCAGGCTACAGCAAGGAAGAACTTTTAGATCTCATTTCTACCGATTTATCCAGCATTGTATGGGAGGAAGATCTTCCTATCGTTGAACAGTTAAACCGTCCCCAGAAAAAAGGGACTGTCGTTTCTAATACATATCGTATCCTGCTTAAGAATGGACATATGCAATGGATTTTTGACCAGCGCCAAAGCGTTTTAGAGAAAGATCATACGATATGGCTGTATATCACAGTACTTGATGTCACAGGTATGCGTGAAACCCAGGAACGCCTGCGACTTAGTGAAGAGCGATATGCAATGATATTAAAAGAAACCCGTTCTATCCCATTTGAATGGAATGTCAAAGCAGATACCATTACCTTCTCTGATGCATGGACAAATACCTTTGCCCACCCGAAAGTAATCGACCATTTCCTTTCTGTCACAAACAAATACTTCAAAGACCGTGAATACACTTATATTCCTCTAATGGAAAATATGATTCGAGGACAATCCAGTGATCAAATAGAATGTATCCTTCCAAGTGGACATAATGAAAACATATGGGTCAAGATACATGCAAAAGCGCTATATGATAATAATGGCTTTTTGACCCGCATCATTGGCAGTATTTTGGATATCAGTGAAGAAAAAGAAAAAACATCCCGCTTGATCAAACAATCTCAAATCGATGGATTAACTGGTCTGTATAATCGTATTACGATAGAACATCTGATCAATGAAGCATGTCAAAACAATCCTGATTCCTCCCTTATCCTGTTTGTGATCGATGTGGATGATTTCAAGAAAGTCAATGATACTTATGGACATGCCAGTGGTGATGAAGCATTGATCAATGTATCCAAAGCTTTAAGGAAATGCTTTAGAAGTGATGATTTGATTGGAAGAATTGGCGGCGATGAATTTGTTGTATTGATGAAAGCCAATACGAATGTTTATAAAGAACTGCCAACACAAAAGATTTCCATGTTGAAAAATATGTTGTCAAATATTCATATCCAGAAGGATATCAATTTTGTGATTCACTGCAGTATTGGTATCTCTATTCATCCACAGGATGGTACGAATTATAAAGAATTATTCACATGGGCAGATCACTCCATGTATGAAGCAAAAAAACATGGCAAAAACACATTTGTTTATCAGCCAAAGAACACAGAAAAACCATGA
- a CDS encoding amidohydrolase, with protein MTNILQKSNDIKQLLQTWRKALHQIPETGMHLPKTIAYITKQLDTMQISYRILDHGAGILAQIGMASSPCILLRGDMDALPIKEESGESFASVNGNMHACGHDLHATMLLGAAKLLKENENEIHGCVKLLFQSGEEIMAGAKAAIQDHILENPHVDAGFATHVISNIPIGVIAYGEHAASSSTLFEIHVQGKGGHGSMPELCIDPIQAAVMIYQGFQGLIARECGVSEEVILTFGQLSAGNSTNIIPDSAILKGTLRTYDKEKREYIKQRMQEIIQGIALTTRTTITLDILNEMDDLHCDPALNDFFAHSIQELNSDFKIINQLHTAASEDFAAIAECIPSSYFAIGAAIDTPQNCYGQHHPKVRFHEDALVIGCAAYTKAALDYIDKQS; from the coding sequence ATGACAAATATCTTACAAAAATCAAATGACATCAAACAACTTTTACAAACATGGCGCAAAGCCTTACATCAGATACCAGAAACGGGCATGCACCTGCCTAAAACAATCGCATATATCACAAAACAGCTAGATACCATGCAGATTTCCTATCGTATCCTTGACCATGGCGCAGGGATCCTGGCTCAGATTGGTATGGCTTCTTCTCCTTGTATTTTATTAAGAGGGGATATGGATGCTTTACCTATCAAAGAAGAAAGCGGAGAATCTTTTGCGTCAGTAAATGGCAATATGCATGCCTGTGGACATGATTTACATGCGACAATGTTATTAGGTGCCGCAAAGTTATTAAAAGAAAATGAAAATGAAATTCATGGTTGTGTAAAACTGCTGTTTCAAAGTGGTGAAGAAATAATGGCAGGTGCCAAAGCCGCAATACAGGATCATATATTAGAAAATCCTCATGTAGATGCTGGTTTTGCGACTCATGTTATCTCTAATATTCCAATTGGTGTCATTGCGTATGGAGAACATGCAGCTTCTTCTTCCACATTGTTTGAAATTCACGTGCAAGGAAAAGGCGGTCATGGATCCATGCCAGAACTATGTATAGATCCAATTCAGGCTGCTGTGATGATTTATCAAGGTTTTCAAGGCCTAATCGCAAGAGAATGTGGCGTTAGTGAAGAAGTTATTCTAACCTTTGGACAACTAAGCGCAGGAAACAGTACCAATATCATTCCTGATTCAGCAATATTAAAAGGAACTCTTCGTACATATGATAAAGAAAAGCGTGAATACATAAAACAGCGTATGCAGGAAATCATCCAGGGGATTGCCCTTACTACACGTACCACCATCACACTTGATATCTTAAATGAGATGGATGATTTACATTGTGATCCTGCGTTAAATGATTTTTTTGCGCATAGCATTCAGGAATTAAATTCAGACTTCAAAATAATCAATCAGTTACATACTGCCGCATCTGAAGACTTTGCCGCTATCGCAGAATGCATACCATCTAGTTATTTTGCGATTGGTGCCGCGATAGATACCCCTCAAAACTGTTATGGTCAACATCATCCAAAAGTACGTTTTCATGAAGATGCACTTGTGATTGGCTGTGCAGCTTACACAAAAGCAGCTCTTGATTATATAGATAAACAAAGCTAA